The Sphingobacteriales bacterium nucleotide sequence ATTATCAGTTCTTCCAAAACACATCAAGATATTTTCCAAATACAAGTGGCTTCCACATGATTACAGTAGGAAAAGATTTAGAAAACAATACACCGTATGGTGTTTTAAGAGCAACAGCAGGTATGGGCGATAATGGTAATTATCCTGGATTAGATTTAGAGAGTGATGTAACACATGGTTGGAACTTTGTAATGGCAGGATCATCTCCAACAGATTATTATACACAAGGAGGAACTCAATCAGGATATCCACTATTATACAATGGATATACAGCAGGAACTAATCAGCAACCACAAATTTATTCTGTAGGATCATTAAACAATGTAACTACGGTTGGTGCAGCAAATAATATCTATTCATACATAGATGGTTTCAAATGGTTAACAGATATGGATGCTTATCAACAAACACCAATTGGAAATCATTTATATGTTGGTAGTAGTGGTGGCGATGCCTTTTGGGATGGTTTAATTGGCGAAGTATTAATCTATGATGGCTTACTTTCTGATGAAGAAATACTTAGAGTAAATACTTATTTAGCAATTAAATATGGTATCACTTTAAATCAAAGTCAATACAATGATTATACAGCAAGTAATGGAACTGTAGTTTATGCAGCATCTGCATTTGGCGCTTACGACCATGATATATTCGGAATTGGGGAAGATAGTTGCTCTGGCTTAATTCAAAAACAATCTAAGAGTGTGAATAAAGGATTCCAACCAGCTGTGAGTTTAAATAATGGCTTAGCTACATCAAATACAAATAATACAAACTCTTTTGTTGAGAACTATAGTTTCTGGTTGACAGGACATAATGGTCAAGATACAACTTTCACAGATGTATATACAGCACAAAATATATCAATTACTAATTGTCTTAAAATAATGGATAGGGTTTGGCATGTACAAGAATCAGGTACAATTGGAAATGTAACGATTACTATTCCACAATTATCTGCAAGTACCGCAACATCTACCTATTTAGTAGTAGGAAACACAGACGCATTTGGAACAGGAACTACTGAAATCTTAATGGTATCTGATGGTAGCGGAAATCTTACTGCGCAACATAATTTTACAACAGGTCAATATTTCTCTTTTGTAGTTCCATATGCAACTATAGATACATCAACTATTAAAGATTCTATTTGTGCTAATACATCTATCACATTTAATAATCAAACATTAACTGGTTCTGGAATTTATTTAGATACATTGACATCAATAAGAACAGGTTGTGATAGTATCGTGAAATTAATACTTACTGTTTTGCCTTTAGATTCTCACACAATAGTAAGATCAATTTGCAAAGGTGATAGCATTAGAATTGGTACAAAAGTTTATAAAATATCAGGTACTTATACAGATACATTAAAAAATGCAAATAGATTTGGCTGCGATAGTATCATTAAACTTAATCTGACTGTAAATGATATTGACACAGGTAATGTAATAACATCAATATGCAAAGGACAATCTTATACATTCAATGGACAATCAATAAAAGGTTCTGGTATTTATTTAGATACGATTACATCATTAGTAACAAGTTGTGATAGTATAATAAAATTAATATTAACAGTAAATGATATTGACACAGGTAATGTAATAGCTACAATATGTCAAGGTCAGTCTTATACATTCAATGGACAATCAATAACAGGTTCAGGAATTTATTTAGATACTATTACATCATTAGTAACAAGTTGTGATAGCATAATAAGATTAACATTAACAGTAAATAATATTGACACAGGTAATGTAATAGCTACAATATGTCAAGGACAATCTTATACATTCAATGGACAATCATTAACAACTGATGGTATTTACTTAGATACGATAACATCATTAGTAACAAGTTGTGATAGTATAATAAGATTAACATTAACAGTAAATGATATTGACACAGGTAATATAACAGCTGCAATATGTCAAGGACAGTCTTATACATTCAATGGACAGAGTTTAACAGTTTCTAATACTTACTTAGATACAATAACATCATTGGTAACAAGCTGTGATAGTATAGTAAGATTAACATTAACAGTAAACACAATTGATACAAGCAATATTTCAGCATCAATTTGCACAGGCAAAACATATACATTTAATGGACAAGCATTAGCAGTTTCAGGTACATACTTAGATACATTAACATCAACAGTAACTTCTTGTGACAGCATTATAAGATTATATTTAACAGTAGATGATGCAATAACTATAAATGATAGTAAATCAATTTGTATTGGTGATAGTGTAAAATCATGTTCAGGAAGAGTTTATAAAATATCAGGTACTTACTTAGATACTTGTAAATCAGCTGACGGTTGTGATAGTATAACTACATTAGTATTAAAAGTAAATGATATTGACACAGGCAATGTAATAGCATCAATATGCAAAGGACAATCTTATACATTCAATGGACAATCGTTAACGGGTTCTGGAATTTATTTAGATACGATTACATCATTAGTAACAAGTTGTGATAGTATAATAAAATTAATATTAACAGTAAATGATATTGACACAGGTAATGTAATAGCTACAATATGTCAAGGTCAGTCTTATACATTCAATGGACAATCATTAATAGGTTCTGGTATTTATTTAGATACAATAACATCATTAGTAACAAGTTGTGATAGCATAGTAAGATTAACATTAACAGTAAATGATATTGATACAGGTAATATAACAGCTGCAATATGTCAAGGACAGTCTTATACATTCAATGGACAGAGTTTAACAGTTTCTAATACTTACTTAGATACAATAACATCATTAGTAACAAGCTGTGATAGTATTGTGAGATTAACATTAACAGTAAACACAATTGATACAAGCAATATTTCAGCATCAATTTGCACAGGCAAAACATATACATTTAATGGACAAGCATTAGCAGTTTCAGGTACATACTTAGATACGATTACATCATTAGTAACAAGCTGTGATAGTATTGTGAGATTATTCTTAACTGTAAACACAATTGATACAAGCAATATTTCAGCATCAATTTGCACAGGCCAAACATATACATTCAATGGACAAGCATTAGCAGCTTCAGGTACATACTTAGATACATTAACATCAACAGTAACTTCTTGTGACAGTATTGTAAGATTATACTTAACAGTAGATGATGCAATAACTATCAATGCTAGTAAATCAATATGTATTGGTGATAGTGTAAAATCATGTTCAGGAAGAGTTTATAAAATATCAGGTACTTACTTAGATACTTGTAAATCAGCAGAAGGTTGTGATAGTATAACTACATTAGTATTAACAGTACATGATATTGACACAGGTAATGTAATAGCTGCAATATGTCAAGGACAGTCTTATACATTCAATGGACAATCATTAACAGGTTCAGGTATTTACTTAGATACGATTACATCATTAGTAACTTCTTGTGATAGCATCATAAGATTAACATTAACAGTAAATGATATTGACACAGGTAATATAACAGCATCAATATGTCAAGGACAGTCTTATACATTTAATGGACAATCGTTAACAGGTTCTGGTATTTATTTAGATACGATTACATCATTAGTAACTTCTTGTGATAGCATCATTAGATTAACATTAACTGTAAATACAATAGACACAGGCAGAGTATCAGCGTCAATATGTCAAGGACAGTCTTATACATTTAATGGACAATCATTAACAGGTTCAGGTATCTATTTAGATACGATTACATCATTAGTAACAAGTTGTGATAGTATTATAAGATTAACATTAACAGTAAATGATGTTGACACAGGTAATATAACAGCATCAATATGTCAAGGACAGTCTTATACATTCAATGGACAGAGTTTAACAGTTTCTAATACTTACTTAGATACGATTACATCATTAGTAACAAGTTGTGATAGCATAGTAAGATTAACATTAACAGTAAATGATATTGACACAGGTAATGTAATAGCTACAATATGTCAAGGTCAGTCTTATACATTCAATGGACAATCAATAACAGGTTCTGGTATTTATTTAGATACGATAACATCATTAGTAACAAGTTGTGATAGTATAATAAGATTAACATTAACAGTAAATGATATTGATACAGGTAATATAACAGCTGCAATATGTCAAGGTCAGTCTTATACATTCAATGGACAGAGTTTAACAGTTTCTAATACTTACTTAGATACAATAACATCATTAGTAACAAGCTGTGATAGTATTGTGAGATTAACATTAACAGTAAACACAATTGATACAAGCAATATTTCAGCATCAATTTGCACAGGCAAAACATATACATTCAATGGACAAGCATTAGCAGTTTCAGGTACATACTTAGATACATTAACATCAACAGTAACTTCTTGTGACAGCATTATAAGATTATACTTAACAGTAGATGATGCAATAACTATAAATGTTAGTAAATCAATTTGTATTGGTGATAGTGTAAAATCATGTTCAGGAAGAGTTTATAAAATATCAGGTACATACTTAGATACTTGTAAATCAGCTGACGGTTGTGATAGTATAACTACATTAGTATTAAAAGTGAATGATATTGACACAGGTAATGTAATAGCATCAATATGCAAAGGACAATCTTATACATTCAATGGACAATCGTTAACAGGTTCTGGTATTTACTTAGATACGATTACATCATTAGTAACAAGTTGTGATAGTATTGTAAGATTAACATTAACAGTAAATGATATTGACACAGGTAATGTAATAGCTACAATATGTCAAGGTCAGTCTTATACATTCAATGGACAATCGTTAACAATTGAAGGTACTTACTTAGATACGATTACATCAACAGTAACAAGTTGTGATAGCATAGTAAGATTAACATTAACAGTAAATGATATTGACACAGGTAATGTAATAGCTACAATATGTCAAGGTCAGTCTTATACATTCAATGGACAATCAATAACAGGTTCTGGTATTTATTTAGATACGATAACATCATTAGTAACAAGTTGTGATAGTATAATAAGATTAACATTAACAGTAAATGATATTGATACAGGTAATATAACAAACGCAATATGTCAAGGTCAGTCTTATACATTCAATGGACAGAGTTTAACAGTTTCTAATACTTACTTAGATACAATAACATCATTAGTAACAAGCTGTGATAGTATTGTGAGATTAACATTAACAGTAAACACAATTGATACAAGCAATATTTCAGCATCAATTTGCACAGGCAAAACATATACATTCAATGGACAAGCATTAGCAGTTTCAGGTACATACTTAGATACATTAACATCAACAGTAACTTCTTGTGACAGCATTATAAGATTATACTTAACAGTAGATGATGTTATTAGAAGAACAATAAATACAACAATATGTTATGGCGATAGTATTATATCATGTTCAGGAAGAGTGTATAAAACAGCTGGTACATATACAGATACATGTATGACATTAGGTGGTTGTGATAGTATAACCACAACAATTATTGTATTAGAAATTTGCAGCAAAGATACTGTGCCAGTTCTTCCAGTATGCGATACTTGCACTGAAACCATTTGTTTAGATACAATATTTGATATAACAAATGGTGTATGGACATTATGTGATGGAACTCAAAATGCAACAACAGGATTCGGTTCATATAGTATTGATAATACAACTGGGTGTATTACATATACAGCATCAGGAACAATAGGTAGAGATACATTATGTATAGTAGTATGTAATGCAACTCAAACAGTATGCGATACACAAACAGTAGTTGTGAAAATTACACCAACAACAGTGATAATTACAGATACGATTCCAATTGGAGCAACTGATAGTATTTGTATCCCATTAGAAACAGGAATGAATCCAGATGATATTATTATATATGAATGTGCAGAAGCATTAGATAATATATCATTGTCATACTATACAATAAATAATGGTTGTGTAATGATAACTTATGTAGGCGAAAATATAGGTTCTGATGAGTTCTGTGTTGTGGTATGTGATAAAATACTTGATGTTTGCGATACTACGAAAGTTATAATTGTAGTAGAACCAAAAGATACAGTTACAGTATTGCCAGTATGTGATACATGTACCGAAACATTATGCTTAGATACAATATTTGATATAACAAATGGTGTATGGACATTATGTGATGGAACTCAAAATGCAACAACAGGATTCGGTTCATATAGTATTGATAATACAACTGGGTGTATTACATATACAGCATCAGGAACAATAGGTAGAGATACATTATGTATAGTAGTATGTAATGCAACTCAAACAGTATGCGATACACAAACAGTAGTTGTAAAAATTACACCAAGTATAGAAGTTATATCAGATACCATAAAAATTGGAGCAACAGATAGTATTTGTGTGCCAATAGAAACGGGAATGAATCCAGATAATATTACTTTGTTAGAATGTAATGGAGAATTAGATAATATATCAATACCATTTAATTCAGTAAATGTACACGATGGCTGTGTAATGGTAACATATATAGGTACTAGTATTGGTTCTGATGAATTCTGTGTTGTAGTATGTGATTCAATTCTTGATATATGTGATACAACTAGAGTAATAATTGTAGTGATACCAGATGATACATTACCAGTATTCCCAGTTTGTGACACATGCACAGAAACATTATGTTTAGATACAATCTATAATATTACAAATGGATATTGGACATTATGCGATGGAAGCCAATCAGCAACATCTGGATTAGGTTCTTACAATATTGATAGTACAACAGGTTGTATTACTTATACAGCAAATGGAATCATT carries:
- a CDS encoding gliding motility-associated C-terminal domain-containing protein, which produces MGSTGDYPTLDFNGLGAPLNSTGNYWTPYLGGSTPFGDYNSNYVTYNGTNGGANQQSQIFGLSSLNLGGGTNNVNGQVDGYKTGLQLDANRQTEIGNQLYIGNSGGLLELPWNGLVGEIIIFDRELSTAEQLKVNSYLAIKYGITLDQRQANDYTASDGTVTYAASTFGAYDHDIAGIGIDSCAGLIQPKSTSVNEDAVVTIEANTTNISNLEFLVWANNDSSLAPSETNNIPSGLPFSCPSRLERIWHVQETGDVGNVTLDFNISDISFITSAGFRLLIKNGNDDMSTASISSIIPTIIGDSIVRFTNVDLANNDYFTLAGNILAPGGVNNNLVAWYKSDDAASDVALSGTTVTQWNDIYGGKNLTRYSSVGTPTYRTSGTKLINYNNSVEFDNDAGNYQFFQNTSRYFPNTSGFHMITVGKDLENNTPYGVLRATAGMGDNGNYPGLDLESDVTHGWNFVMAGSSPTDYYTQGGTQSGYPLLYNGYTAGTNQQPQIYSVGSLNNVTTVGAANNIYSYIDGFKWLTDMDAYQQTPIGNHLYVGSSGGDAFWDGLIGEVLIYDGLLSDEEILRVNTYLAIKYGITLNQSQYNDYTASNGTVVYAASAFGAYDHDIFGIGEDSCSGLIQKQSKSVNKGFQPAVSLNNGLATSNTNNTNSFVENYSFWLTGHNGQDTTFTDVYTAQNISITNCLKIMDRVWHVQESGTIGNVTITIPQLSASTATSTYLVVGNTDAFGTGTTEILMVSDGSGNLTAQHNFTTGQYFSFVVPYATIDTSTIKDSICANTSITFNNQTLTGSGIYLDTLTSIRTGCDSIVKLILTVLPLDSHTIVRSICKGDSIRIGTKVYKISGTYTDTLKNANRFGCDSIIKLNLTVNDIDTGNVITSICKGQSYTFNGQSIKGSGIYLDTITSLVTSCDSIIKLILTVNDIDTGNVIATICQGQSYTFNGQSITGSGIYLDTITSLVTSCDSIIRLTLTVNNIDTGNVIATICQGQSYTFNGQSLTTDGIYLDTITSLVTSCDSIIRLTLTVNDIDTGNITAAICQGQSYTFNGQSLTVSNTYLDTITSLVTSCDSIVRLTLTVNTIDTSNISASICTGKTYTFNGQALAVSGTYLDTLTSTVTSCDSIIRLYLTVDDAITINDSKSICIGDSVKSCSGRVYKISGTYLDTCKSADGCDSITTLVLKVNDIDTGNVIASICKGQSYTFNGQSLTGSGIYLDTITSLVTSCDSIIKLILTVNDIDTGNVIATICQGQSYTFNGQSLIGSGIYLDTITSLVTSCDSIVRLTLTVNDIDTGNITAAICQGQSYTFNGQSLTVSNTYLDTITSLVTSCDSIVRLTLTVNTIDTSNISASICTGKTYTFNGQALAVSGTYLDTITSLVTSCDSIVRLFLTVNTIDTSNISASICTGQTYTFNGQALAASGTYLDTLTSTVTSCDSIVRLYLTVDDAITINASKSICIGDSVKSCSGRVYKISGTYLDTCKSAEGCDSITTLVLTVHDIDTGNVIAAICQGQSYTFNGQSLTGSGIYLDTITSLVTSCDSIIRLTLTVNDIDTGNITASICQGQSYTFNGQSLTGSGIYLDTITSLVTSCDSIIRLTLTVNTIDTGRVSASICQGQSYTFNGQSLTGSGIYLDTITSLVTSCDSIIRLTLTVNDVDTGNITASICQGQSYTFNGQSLTVSNTYLDTITSLVTSCDSIVRLTLTVNDIDTGNVIATICQGQSYTFNGQSITGSGIYLDTITSLVTSCDSIIRLTLTVNDIDTGNITAAICQGQSYTFNGQSLTVSNTYLDTITSLVTSCDSIVRLTLTVNTIDTSNISASICTGKTYTFNGQALAVSGTYLDTLTSTVTSCDSIIRLYLTVDDAITINVSKSICIGDSVKSCSGRVYKISGTYLDTCKSADGCDSITTLVLKVNDIDTGNVIASICKGQSYTFNGQSLTGSGIYLDTITSLVTSCDSIVRLTLTVNDIDTGNVIATICQGQSYTFNGQSLTIEGTYLDTITSTVTSCDSIVRLTLTVNDIDTGNVIATICQGQSYTFNGQSITGSGIYLDTITSLVTSCDSIIRLTLTVNDIDTGNITNAICQGQSYTFNGQSLTVSNTYLDTITSLVTSCDSIVRLTLTVNTIDTSNISASICTGKTYTFNGQALAVSGTYLDTLTSTVTSCDSIIRLYLTVDDVIRRTINTTICYGDSIISCSGRVYKTAGTYTDTCMTLGGCDSITTTIIVLEICSKDTVPVLPVCDTCTETICLDTIFDITNGVWTLCDGTQNATTGFGSYSIDNTTGCITYTASGTIGRDTLCIVVCNATQTVCDTQTVVVKITPTTVIITDTIPIGATDSICIPLETGMNPDDIIIYECAEALDNISLSYYTINNGCVMITYVGENIGSDEFCVVVCDKILDVCDTTKVIIVVEPKDTVTVLPVCDTCTETLCLDTIFDITNGVWTLCDGTQNATTGFGSYSIDNTTGCITYTASGTIGRDTLCIVVCNATQTVCDTQTVVVKITPSIEVISDTIKIGATDSICVPIETGMNPDNITLLECNGELDNISIPFNSVNVHDGCVMVTYIGTSIGSDEFCVVVCDSILDICDTTRVIIVVIPDDTLPVFPVCDTCTETLCLDTIYNITNGYWTLCDGSQSATSGLGSYNIDSTTGCITYTANGIIGRDTICIIVCDSTKTVCDTVPIIIDVVCSQSNEINIDTTICSNKPIVINGQTISISGTYTIHYTAHNTCDSTVILRVTAVDCNCIIAKGFSPNGDGINDNYDVDCLIKESIDGKINFSVYNRWGIEVYRNDTYDGSFNGNYKGEPLPDGTYYFVLEYTNKLNEEIKVASYLTIQR